One part of the Tunicatimonas pelagia genome encodes these proteins:
- the treY gene encoding malto-oligosyltrehalose synthase produces MYIPQSTYRLQFHADFNLSRLRDILDYLQALGISTVYASPILAARLGSTHGYDVIDPLQINPEIGTEAALTEIAEELRKRNIGWIQDIVPNHMAFDPANPWITSLLELGPRSPYFEHFDVDWWNEHPDNYGKLMLPILGESLTSVLDSDQLRLSFDDLGLAVRYYENRIPLSAASYTGVLTNIIDQTSDPEDKAQFTRLLVALEPFALDIAGAANPDEWHHFKNQWQDVFLKDKFRLTLTEAIEQLNDNDAFIQELLDKQHFRLVYWKKTEREIYYRRFFTVNDLICLNMQNPTVFDDYHQLLSALIQKDIIQGLRIDHVDGLFDPTQYLERLRNLVGSDTYLVVEKILEEEEVIPNEWPIQGTTGYDFLVQVNRFFSSSTQSDQLSKLYRLWEPEERSYTDIVYDNKMFIFRERMQGELNNLFRSLETLKIIPEANTASSEELQAALAHMLVAFPVYRIYDNQLPLAEESLQLLGKIFSEAQNKAPQLSAAFDTLRAIFNGVPDKSEEVNKNTLYFIQRCQQFSGPLAAKGIEDTTFYQYYRLISRNEVGDNPDHLGMITNELHQWLQSRSLLTMNATSTHDTKRGEDARIRINTLSEQVDEWTKLSTKWKNDHRQYCTEVAGKCYPTNNDVYFVYQTLVGTYPFHISPLEDNYTERLGNYLEKAVREGKANTNWSSPNADYEKSLADFTKSILSNADFLAELTDFAQPLARKSVTYSLGQTVLKAMAPGVPDIYQGTEFWDLSMVDPDNRRPVDYSARRLLLEQFSQDSDTLSQARQLIANPDDPAIKMYTLYHSLQLRKRWPALFAESYYQPLKVTGKYAAHVLAFLRRHQDRFVLVVIPREVIQLLSEDSYFLLGAQWEDTEVAIPELPAGFWRHEFTGEIVHRSETSLPISAILQHFPIAILTNQQS; encoded by the coding sequence GTACCTAACCACATGGCCTTCGATCCGGCTAACCCCTGGATTACCAGTCTGCTGGAACTGGGGCCTCGTTCTCCGTATTTCGAGCACTTCGACGTAGATTGGTGGAATGAGCACCCGGATAATTACGGTAAGCTAATGCTGCCCATATTAGGCGAATCGCTGACTAGCGTACTGGATTCTGATCAACTTCGGCTTTCTTTCGACGACTTGGGCTTGGCGGTTCGTTATTACGAAAACCGAATACCGCTCAGCGCAGCTTCGTATACCGGAGTTCTTACCAACATTATTGACCAAACTAGTGATCCCGAAGATAAAGCGCAATTCACTAGGCTCCTAGTTGCTTTAGAACCATTCGCTCTAGACATTGCGGGTGCAGCCAACCCTGATGAGTGGCATCACTTCAAAAATCAGTGGCAAGATGTGTTCCTGAAAGATAAGTTTCGTTTAACGCTTACCGAAGCTATTGAGCAGCTTAACGATAATGATGCGTTTATTCAAGAATTGCTCGATAAGCAGCACTTTCGGTTGGTTTACTGGAAAAAAACTGAGCGAGAAATCTACTACCGCCGATTCTTCACCGTAAACGATCTTATCTGCCTCAACATGCAGAACCCTACCGTATTTGATGATTATCATCAGTTGTTGAGCGCGCTCATTCAGAAAGATATTATTCAGGGCTTACGCATCGATCATGTTGATGGACTTTTTGATCCTACCCAGTACCTGGAACGACTGCGTAATTTAGTAGGCAGTGATACTTACTTAGTGGTAGAGAAAATTCTTGAGGAAGAAGAGGTAATTCCAAATGAGTGGCCTATTCAGGGAACCACCGGCTACGATTTTTTGGTACAGGTGAACCGGTTTTTTAGTAGCTCCACGCAGTCCGATCAACTAAGCAAACTCTATCGGCTGTGGGAGCCTGAAGAGCGATCGTACACTGATATTGTATACGATAACAAAATGTTCATTTTTCGGGAGCGGATGCAGGGCGAACTGAATAATCTTTTTCGCTCGCTAGAAACACTCAAGATTATTCCCGAAGCAAACACAGCTTCTTCCGAAGAGTTGCAGGCAGCACTGGCTCATATGCTGGTGGCTTTTCCGGTTTACCGTATTTACGATAACCAGCTACCGCTCGCCGAAGAATCGCTTCAGTTGCTGGGTAAGATTTTTTCTGAAGCCCAAAATAAAGCTCCGCAGCTCTCAGCAGCATTTGATACGCTACGCGCTATTTTCAACGGAGTGCCCGATAAAAGTGAAGAGGTTAATAAAAATACCCTGTATTTTATTCAACGCTGCCAGCAATTTTCCGGGCCACTAGCGGCCAAAGGCATTGAAGATACTACTTTTTACCAGTATTATCGGCTGATTTCGCGCAACGAGGTAGGCGATAACCCCGATCACCTGGGAATGATCACTAATGAACTTCATCAGTGGTTGCAGTCGCGCTCTTTACTGACTATGAACGCCACGTCTACCCACGATACCAAACGCGGTGAAGATGCCCGCATCCGAATTAATACGCTGAGCGAACAGGTAGATGAATGGACGAAGTTGAGCACCAAGTGGAAGAATGACCATCGGCAGTACTGCACTGAAGTAGCCGGAAAGTGCTACCCTACCAATAATGATGTTTACTTCGTCTATCAGACCTTAGTAGGAACCTACCCGTTTCATATCTCTCCGCTAGAAGACAATTATACCGAACGTCTAGGCAACTATTTGGAAAAAGCCGTCCGAGAAGGCAAGGCAAATACGAACTGGTCGTCACCCAATGCCGATTATGAGAAAAGTCTGGCGGACTTTACCAAAAGCATACTCAGCAATGCTGACTTCCTGGCGGAGTTAACTGATTTTGCCCAACCACTGGCGCGTAAATCGGTAACGTATTCTTTAGGTCAGACCGTACTAAAAGCAATGGCTCCGGGTGTACCCGACATTTACCAAGGAACCGAGTTTTGGGATTTAAGCATGGTTGACCCCGATAATCGCCGTCCGGTAGATTACTCCGCCCGCAGGCTTTTACTTGAGCAGTTTTCTCAAGACTCCGACACCTTATCGCAAGCCCGACAGTTAATCGCTAACCCTGATGATCCGGCGATTAAAATGTATACGCTCTACCACAGTTTGCAACTACGAAAGCGATGGCCCGCGCTATTCGCGGAGAGCTATTATCAACCACTGAAAGTTACCGGAAAGTATGCAGCTCACGTATTGGCGTTCTTGCGTCGCCACCAAGATCGTTTCGTACTCGTCGTCATTCCCCGGGAAGTTATTCAACTACTATCCGAAGACTCATACTTCCTGCTCGGGGCACAATGGGAAGATACGGAGGTAGCTATACCGGAGCTTCCGGCTGGTTTCTGGCGCCATGAGTTCACTGGCGAGATTGTTCACCGTTCGGAAACATCTCTTCCAATTTCTGCTATCTTGCAACATTTCCCGATTGCTATTCTAACTAACCAACAATCATGA